The Candidatus Bathyarchaeia archaeon genome includes the window CCCCCATCATCAAATTCTTTTTCCATCCATGTTGGATAACTGCCTTAAGCTCCTCGATGCCATTAAAAGATTTGCTTAAATAATTTGGTGGGCCGGGGGAGATTCGAACTCCCGACCTTCCGCGTGTAAGGCGGACGTTCTGGCCGGCTGAACTACCGGCCCCGGCCGTTAATAATGGGGTATTTATGCTTAAAAAGGAGGGGATGGGGCTCGATCCGAGCCCTCCGGCTAGATCCAGGCCCGCTCGACGAACTCCCTGTTCTTTACCTCGACCTTCACCTTCTTGAGCTCGTTGACGATCCTCGCCCCGTAATCGGCGAACCTCTCGAAGAGCTTCTCGCCCTTCTCCTTCGATGCCTTGAAAGGATCGCCTACGGTCCCATCGTCCGAATATTCATGGTGCTCGAGGGGCATCCATATGTAGCCGTCGTAGCCGCCGAAGGTGATCGTCGGTGCGCCATCGTGCTTATGGAACGCCTCCGGCAGCCACCTGGGGCCGTGGACGCTGGGCTTCTTCGCCCTCTCCATTCGCACGACCCCATCCTTATAGGCCATGTCCTGCGATGCCTCTATCTCCCCTGCGTGCCAGCCCGGATTCCCCTCGAGCGTTTCGCATAGGTCCTTGACCAAGGCCACGTTGCGCTCCGCATAGGCCATGTACCAGACGACCAAGGCGCCCGTTTCATACCTTATGGCCCTCAGGACGTCGTCGACGACCTTTATCAGCGAGCCATGGCCGGCGACGAAGACTATCTTGTTGAAGCCGTGGTGGATAAGGCTCCGGGCAACGTCGTATATGAGGCGCCGATAGGTTTCGCTCCTGAGCGTTATCGTTCCTGCGCCTTGGCCCGGGGGCCTCATGTGGTGCGGGGAATAGCCCATCCATATTAGGGGCGTATGGGGGACGTCGGCCTTCCTCGCGATTCTCTTCGTGATCTCCCAAGCCGATATGCTATCGGTGCCAAGGGGGCAATGGGGTCCGTGCTGCTCCAAACTCCCAACGGGCACGAGGATTAAATCCGTCTTCTTGAGCCATTCTTGGACATCCGGGACGCACATATCGAAAAGGTCGTATATCTTATCCGCCATTCGGGATCACGCTCCTAGGGGCTCGATGCCCCTTATTTATGGGTTTCCATGGCCCCGGGGAAAGTTTATTTATAATCCCCGATCAATGCGGGGGCGAACCGGCCATCGCCACAGGTGGGCATTGGAGAGGATTCGAAGCCGATGTACAAATACATATCCGAGGCTTGGAAAAGGCCCAAGGAGGGCTACCTCGGGGAGGCTCTGCGCCAGATGGCGATAAAATGGAGGAGGGGGCCCTCCATAGTCAGGGTCCGGAGGCCCTCGAGGCTCGATAGGGCTAGACAGCTCGGGTATAAGGCGAAGCAGGGCTTTGTGGTCGTCAGGGTCAGGGTCAGGAAGGGCGGGGCTAGGAAAGCGAGGCCAAGGTCCGGGCGGAGGCCGAAGGCCATGGGTGTAACCAAATACACAAGGGCGGTGAGCCTCAAGGAAATAGCCGAGGGGAGGGCCGCGAGGAAATACCCGAACCTGAGGATCCTCAACTCCTATTGGCTTTGGGAGGATGGCCAGCACGCTTGGTTCGAGGTCATAATGGTCGATGAGCATCATCCGGCGGCCGCGCCCCCTCGATGAGGGACCTCAACCCCAGCCGAGATCCTTTTCGAGCGGCCCTGTAATAATAAAGCTCGGGGGATCCGTAATAACGGATAAATCGGCTAGAAATACCCCCAAGCTTGGGAAGATCTCGGAGATAGCCGATGCCATATCCTCCTTGGGCGGTAAGCTCGTATTGATCCATGGGGCCGGATCCTTCGCGCATCCGATAGTCCTCGAGCACCGCCTCCAAGAGGGCATCTCCTCTAGGGATCAGCTCAAGGGCTTCGTGGAAGCGAAGCATTCGCTTCTCGAGCTCCAGCGGATCCTGATAAGGGCATTCCAAGACCATGGCGTCCCCGTCGCCCCGATAATGCCCTCGAGCTGCATCGTGGCGAGTAATGGAAGGATAAGCTCTTTCAACTTGGCCCCGATCAGGAGGTTCATCGAGCTCGGCCTGATACCACTCCTCCACGGGGATCTGGTTCCGGATAGGAGGAGGGGGCTCTCGGTGATCTCGGGCGATAGGCTGGCGCTATACTTGGCCGAGAGGATGGGGGCGAGGATGGTGATATTCGGATGCGATGTCGATGGCCTCTTCGATGCGGATCCCAGGATCGATCCGAACGCGAGGCTCATCCCATTGGTGACGCCCCCCAATTATCGCGAGGCCCTCAGGGCGGCCGGGGGCTCCGGGGGCTTGGATGTAACCGGGGGCATGCGGAGAAAGGTCTTGGAGAGCATTAGGCTGGCGAGGAAGGGGATAGAGGTCGTGATCATGAACCTGAATAGGCCATGGGATTTGGGCAAGGCCATACGGGGGGAGCCGCTCCTTTGCACGCGTTTCCCCCCGGCTAAAGGAGCTTGAGCCTCCCCACCAGCGCATCCAAATCGGGCTCCGGCGCGGGCCCGATGCCGGCGCAGGTCGCGGTTCCGGGCGGCAATTGCGTTAGGCCCATATCCCTCACCAAGGCCGCCGGCAAACCTCTCCTCTTGGATTCCTCATATATCCCTAGTAGCTCCCCCTCCCCATCCACCCTCAGGACGACCTTCTTCTGCCCCTCCCTCATCCATTCGCCCCACCAGCTCGGGAACCTTGCCCTAGCTTCCTCGGCCGCTGCCACGGCCGCGTGGGCCACTTGAGCCGCCAATTTCCCCTTCCCCATCCTCAAATCCCTCCGGACCACTATGGCCTGCTTGAAGCTTTGAGCCATCGCGACCGCCTGATTTATTACCGCGGGGAATTATTGAAAGGAGGATTTATTTCTGTGCCCTTTAGGAGGCGATGGAGCCGGATGCTCGCGGAGCCGAGATCATTGGAGGTGAGCGCGATAGTCCACGCCACCGAGGACGAGGAGAAGGTCATCAGGGCCCTCATGAACGCGCTGCCGGAGGCCGTGGCGCGGAGGCTATCGATCAAGAAGGGCCGCTATAGGGGCCATCACGGCAACCCGATAACGTTCCTGAGGGCCAATCTCAAGGGGCCGCACTCCAAGGAGGCGCTGAAGTACGTGCTCGCCAACCTCCCCGACGAGGATAGGGGGGCCCTATACTCGGGGCTGGGGGGATACGTTGACGAAAGCGGGAACCTTTATATCAGATTGGATAAGCAGCGCGCCTATTTAAAGGAATTGAGGCTTTCTCAAGCCGATCCGATAAGGTTGAAGTGGGGATTCCGCTTGGACCCGAAGGCGGGGATCGAGGAGGGGATAAGGGAAGCGTGTATGAGGATGGTCCCTTGATGCGTAGATTCGCCGATCTTCACCTCATCAACCCGGGCCAAGGGCTTTCTAGGATGGCCGAGAGGGCGGCGCTATTGGGATATGACCTCATAGGCTTGACCTTAAAGGGGAGGCCCGAGGATCCCGGGTCCTTGAAGAGGGAGTTCTTGGAGCGAGGGGTCGATGTCGCCCTCAGGATAGACCTATCGCCCAGGTCTAGGCAGGAGCTCCTCTCGCTTTTGGGCAGGTACAGGCCCATTTTCGAGGTCGTATCGGTGAATTGCGCCAATAAAGCGATCTGCGACGCGGCCTCGAGGGATGGGAGGGTGGATTTGATATTCTTCGGCGAAGGTCCGATTGGGCCGAGGGTTAGATTGCCCAAGGAGGCGAGCTCGGCGCTCGAGGTCAACATCCGCGATCTAATAGCGGCCGATGGGGCTCGGGATATTGGGCGAGCCTTGAGGAAGGTCAGGAGGGATTTGGAGGTGGCCTTCGAGAACGGGATGGAGGTGGTGGCCTCGAGCGGCGCCGAGGATCCGGATATGATGAGGGGCCCGAGGGAGATCGCCTCCCTCCTAAAATTCCTCGGAATGGGTTCCGAGGAGGCTTTGGCATCGGTTTCTGAAACCCCTATCTCCTTGGTCCGATCGAATAGGATGAAGCTCCGAGGCGAGGTCGTTTGCGATGGCGTGAGGGTCCTTGGGGGGAGTGGGGGGGATGGGTAAGTGGAGATATCTCCTCTTGGAGGCGCTGTCGGAGGAGGACGTGGATGGCGCGGAGATCTTCGATGCCCTTAGGAGATCCCTGAAGGAGCTTTTTGGCCACATGGGCCTGATGGAGGCGAATCCAAAGCTGTTATACAGCCTTGGGAGATATTCCGTGATCAGGTGCCCCAGGGGGGAGGTTGATAGGATAAGGGCATCGCTGATCCTCATCTCGGATGCCCTCGGGAGATCGATCCCGGTGCGCGTCAAGAAGGCCTCTGGGACCCTAAGGGCCCTCAGGGCTGAAATCCCGAGCGGCCAAGCGGTGGGGATCCACCCGGGTAGGCCCAACGCCGCCTAGGGGGGAGCCCGCGCCGGAGGTGTTCCGGGCCCTGCCACCGGCCCCGCCGAGCAAAAAGGCCGTAAAACCTTTTTATCCCACCTAGGCGGAATGGTATCGAAACGTTTCGACGAGACGGTGCATGCGGATCATGTCTATGTTCGCCATGCCGGGAGCATATGATCGGGCAATAACCGTGTTCTCCCCGGATGGGAGGCTCTTTCAAGTAGAATACGCATCGGAGACGGTAAAGAGGGGGGCGACCGTGCTCGGCATCGCATGCGACAGCGGGGTCGTATTGGCGGCGGAGGAGAGGATAACCTCTAAGCTGCAGGATACCTCGTTCATGTGGAAGATATTCCAAATAGACGAGCACGTCGGGGCGGCCGTGGCGGGCCTGAGCTGCGATGCCCATATACTCATCGATCAAGCGAGGCTATATGCGCAAAGCCATAGGCTATTATACGACGAGCCGATAGAGGTCGAGATACTCACGAAGAGGATCGGAGAGATAGAGCAGCTATATACCCAGCATGCGGGCGTTAGGCCCTTCGGGATATCGATCCTCTTCGGCGGCGTGGATAGGAGGGGGAGCCGCCTCTTCTGGACCGATCCGAGCGGCGCGTATCTTGCCTATAAGGCTTGGTCCATAGGCTCCGGGGGGGAGGCCGTGAACGAGCTCCTAGAGGCTGAGTATAGGAAGGATCTAACGCTGGATCAGGCGATACTATTGGCCATAAAGTGCATAGACAAGGTTTTGGATGGGAACATAGATGCCCAGAAGATCAGGATGGCCATCATACCCTCTACTACTAAGAAGTTCAATAGGCTGAGCCATGAGGAGATAAGCGAATACATAAACAAATACAAAAGAGCGGCGGGCAGATGAGCGGCAAATTCACGACCGCGAGGATCTCCATCGGCGGGGAGAGGTTCGAGATCCTCGTGAAGCCGGAGCCCGCCTTGGATTATAAAATGAAGAAGCAGATCCCCATCTCGAAGGTATTGGCGATAGAGGAGATATACACCGATGCCAGCAAGGGGACGAAGGCCTCTTCCGAGAAACTGAGCAAGCATTTCGGGACAACGGACGTCCTCGAGATCTCCAAGAGAATATTGGAGGAGGGCGAGCTCCAGATAACCACGGAGCAAAGGAGGCGTTTGATTGAGGAGAAGAGGAGGCAGATAATCGCGTTCATATCCAAAAACTGCATGGATCCTAGGACCTCGGCGCCCCACCCCCCGCTCAGGATAGAACAGGCCTTGGAGCAGATCAAGGCGGCAATTCATCCCTTCAAGGACGCGGAGGAGCAGGCCAAGGAGATAATAGAGAAATTGAGGGCCATCATGCCCATAAAGATGGAGGTACTCAAGGTCGCGATCAAGCTTCCGCCGGCTGATGCGCCGAAGGCATACGGCGCGGTGAAGGGCTATGGGAACGTGGTGAAGGAGGAGTGGCAGGCGGATGGATCTTGGGTTGGGATCGTTGAGGTGCCCGCGGGTTTATACGGCCCCATGCTGGAGAAGCTGGGGAGCCTTACCCAAGGGGGGGTACAGGCGAAGGTGATCAAATGAGCGGGGGCTTGAAGGGTGGCGCCGCTTTTAGTCGGTAGGAGGGAGATCGTGGTCCCCGGGGACCTTTTGGCCGAGGGCGACCTGAGGCCCGGGGACAACGTCCTGAGGGAGGGCAATAGGATATACGCCACTAAGGTGGGGCTCGTGGATTTGGAGGGCGAGAGGGTATCGGTGGTCCCCCTGAAGGGTTGCTATTTTCCGAGGCCCGGGGATTTGGTGATAGGCCGCATAGTCGAGGCCGGTTTGACCGGATGGGAGGTCGACATACTCGCCCCCTACCCGGCCCTATTGCCGATGTCCGAGACATATGCCAAGGGCCAAGCCTCCAAGATTGACCTCTCGACCATATTCTCCACCGGGGACTTGGTGACGGCCAAGGTCCTAGCCTTCGATAGGACCAGGGATCCCCTCCTCACGGCCAAGGGGCCGGGATTGGGGAAGGCCTTCGGGAACCGGGTGGTTAGGATATCGCCCATGAAGATCCCGCGCTTAATAGGGAGGAAGGGCTCCATGATAACGATGCTGAAGAGGGAAACGGGTTGCCGGATAATCGTTGGCCAGAACGGCGTGGTGCTGATATCAGGGAGGGACGATAGGGCGGAGAGGGCGGCCGTGGAGGCGATATATAAGATAGAGAGGGAGGCGCATACCCAAGGGCTGACGGATGAGATCAAGGAGATGTTGAGGAAGGAGCTGGGGAGGTGATGCCCGATGCCAATGCCCCAAATCTCGCCTGAAGACCTATTGCGCAACGGGATAAGGGTTGATGGGAGGAGATGGAACGAGCTCAGGCCGATAAAGATGGAGGTCGGGGTCTTGGATAAGGCCGATGGCTCGGCCTATATAGAGCATGGGAAGAACAAGATCCTTGTCGCAGTCTATGGCCCAAGGGAGGCGCATCCTAAGCATATTGCCCTCCCCGATAGGGCCACCATAAAATGCAGGTACCACATGGCCCCGTTCTCCGTTGAGGAGAGGAAATCGCCCGCCCCATCTAGGAGGGAGATCGAGATATCGAAGGTCATAAGGGAGGCCTTGGAACCCGCGATCCTATCCGAGTATTACCCCAGGACCAGCATAGATATATTCATAGAGGTCCTTCAATCCGATGGGGGGTCCAGATGCGCCGGGATAAACGGCGCATCGCTGGCGCTCGCGGATGCCGGGATCCCGATGAGGGATCTTGTGGCGGCTTGCGCTGTGGGCAAGATAGCCGGCCAATTGGCTTTGGATCTCTCTGACATCGAGGACAAGCTCGGTGAGGCCGATATGCCCGTTGCCTACATGCCCACCTACAACTCCGTTACCCTGCTTCAAATGGATGGCTCTTTCACGCACGACGAGTTTGCGGCCGGGCTCGAGCTGGCCGTGGAGAATTGTAAGAAGATATATCAGATGCAGAGGGAGGCCCTCAGGAGGCAATACTTGGAGGTAGGGAAGGAGGAGGGCACCGGCGCTGGGAGGTGATCTGAAATGTCCGCGACTCCGCAGATACCGCCGATATCCCAGATAGAGGGGAAGACGATAATCGATCTGGTGGCCAATGGCAGGAGGTTGGATGGGAGGGGCTTGTTGGATCATAGGGGGTTCGATATAAGGGCCGGGATCATAGAGAAGGCCAATGGCTCGGCCCACGTCAGCCTTGGGAAGACGAAGGTCATGGTGGGCGTCAAGGTCGAGGTTGGGGAGCCGTTCCCCGATGTCCCGGATCAGGGCGTCCTAACCGTCAACGCGGAGCTGGTCCCGATGGCTTACCCCCTCTTCGAGCCGGGGCCCCCCGATGAGAACTCCATAGAGCTGGCTAGGGTGGTCGATAGGGGGATAAGGGAGTCGAAGATGGTGGACCTGAAGAAGCTCTGCATAATCCCGAACGAGAAGGCCTTCGTCGTCTTCGTCGATATATACGTCCTAGATCACGATGGGAACCTGATCGACGCCTCGGCCGCGGCCGCCGCTGCGGCATTGCTGAGCGCGAGGATAAATAAGTTCGAGGTGAAGAATGGCGAGGTCTCCCTCCTTCCGGAGACGATGCCCCTCCCGATATCGAACATACCCGTCACGATGACGTTCGCGAAGATCGGCGGCACCATAGTCTTGGACCCATCCTTGGAGGAGGAGCAGGTGATGTCCTCGAGGTTGACGGTGACCGTTGATAAGGATGGCAACCTCTGCGCCCTTCAAAAGGGGGGCATGGGCCATATGGCGATTCAGGACGTGAAGGAATGCGTTAGGTTGGCCATCGAGAGGGCCCCGCAGCTCAGGGAGTCCATATTGGGGGCGATAGGGTATGGGAAGGACTAAGAAGGTCGGCCCCTCCGGGAGCCTCGGGCCCAAATACGGGACCTCGGTGAGGAAGAGGTACGCCGCGATACTCAAGGAGGTCAGGGAGAGGAGGGCTTGCCCGATATGCGCCCATGCGAAGGTGAAGAGGCTCAGCGTTGGGATATGGACTTGTAGGAAATGCGGCCATACCTTCGCCGGGGGCGCATATTCCCCGATAACGAAGATCGGGAGCATAGCTAGGAGGGCAGCGCAGGCATCCTCCTCCCGCGAGGAGATCATGAGCGAACTCATAGGGCCGATCAGATCCGTGAGCGAATTGATCGCGGACCTCGGATCCCAGAAGAGGGAGGCCAAGGCATAGGGTCGGATCCGAACGGCGGCTTTTGAGGGCCAACCGTGCTTCTAATATCGACGAGCAGGAGGCCAACGAGGCGAATCCTTAGCTTCGCCAAGGACCTGAGAAATTCCATCCCGAACTCCATCAAGCTCCAAAGGGGGAAGAGGGGCCTCAAGGATTTGTTGAATGCCGCCTTGGAGGCCGGCTGCGATCGCGTATTGCTCATAACTAGGTGGAAGGGGTCCCCGGGGAAGCTGGAGATGATGGAGATAAATGGTGGCGGGTTCAGGACCATCCCGCCCCTGATCTATATAAAGGGCATAAAGCTCAGGAGGGAGTTCGGCATCGAGGGCCGGTTCATCGCCTCTTCGATCACATTGGGCCGGGTTGAGCGGGAGGGCCTTGAGCTGGCGAGATCCCTTTCCAGATTCCTGCGCATGCCCCTCTTGGAGGATCCAAGGGATGCGAGGGGGGAGGGGACGTCGATCCATATCTCCGAGGATCGGGCCGGCGCGCTCAGGGTCTCGGTCACGAGCCCCCGGGGGGCGAGGGAGGTCGGGCCCGCCTTCACGATAAGGCACCTCATATGGGAGCTCGAAAGCCATGGGGAGGGCCCCGAGGAACCTCGCGAGGATAATCCTCAGGCTCGGATCTAGGCGGATGGCGAACGCCTTGTTCCGAGCCCTCGAGCCGGAGGCCAAGTCGGCGCCTACGGGAAGATCCGGGGTCGGGATCTCGAGGAAGGGGAACGTCGTGGAAATATCGATCCTCTCGAGGGATCTCAGCTCCTTGAGGGCCGCCGTCAATACTTATCTCAGGCTGGCCTCGGCCTGCCAAGGGACCCTCGAGGCTTTGGAGGGGTTGGGGGAGGAGCCCAAGTCATCTCGTGGTTCGCGGGCCTAAGCCAACCTTTCGCATGGGAGGAGCCCGACCATAACTTAAATAGAATCCGCCCAACCCCCCATACGGGTTGATAAGGTGTTGGCGGGTTGAGCCAAGAACGCGAGATCCCTCCCCAACTCAGGGAGCAATTGATCAGGTTCCAACAGCTTCAACAAACACTTCAAGCGATAGTATCCCAAAGGCAGCAACTCGAGCTGGAGTCCATGGAGGTGGATAGGGCGATCTCGGAGCTGGAGAAGGTGGGCGATGACGCGCCAGTATATAAGAACGTTGGCGCGATACTCATGAGGGCCGATAAGGGGGGCCTCCTCAACGAGCTCAAGGAGCGGAAGGAACTCATATCCACTAGGATAACCGTATTGAGCAAGCAGGAGGCTAGGACTAGGGAGAGGTTGAAGGAGCTTCAGGATAAGCTCCAGGAGAGGTTGAAGCCGCAAGCCTGAGACGGGCCGGAGAGGCCCGGGATCCCCCGAGCGGATGGCATTGCCGAGCCTCCAGAAGCTTAGGAGGGCCCTGAGGGCCCATAGGCGCTTCCTGATATTATGCCATCCCAACGCCGACCCCGATGCCGTTTGCTCGGCGATCGTGTTGAGAAACCTCATAAGGCGGATGAGGAGGGGAGCCGAGGTGGAGATGGCCGCCCCAGAGGGCATAAGCTCCATCTCGAAGGGGATCGCCTCCAAATTCGGGCAGGAATTCTCGGAGGAGCCGAACCTCTCCGAGGCCGAATCCTTCTTCGCGCTCGATTTGAGCAACATATCGCAGCTCGGGGCTTGGGGGGATGAGATCTTGGGCTCCGGGAAGCCCTTAATCCTTATGGATCATCACGCCCCGGATGGCCGGACAAAGGATGGCGCGTATTTGGCTATAGTGGATGAATCGGCCTCCTCTACCTGCGAGATCCTATATAGGGTCATGAGGAGATTGAGGGCGAAGCCCTCGAGGAGGGATCTGGAACTGCTCTTCGTGGGGATCGCCCATGAGACGAAGGCCTTCTCAATAGCCACTAGGGAGGCGTTCCTCATCGCCAGCGAGGCTATCAAGGCCGGCTCCAAGCCCCCAGAGCTCTTCTCTTTGATAAGGCCTCAGATGGATAGATCCGAGCGCATAGCTAGGCTGAAGGGATCCCAGAGGATGGAGGTGAGGACCCATGGGGATTGGATCATCGCCCTATCCCATGTCGATTCCTTCCAAGCCTCGGTCGCTAGGGCCCTCATCAACTTGGGCGCCGACTTGGCTATCGTTGGAGGAGGGAAGGGGGAAGCGAAGGTGAGCCTCCGATCCACCGATGCCTTCTCCAATGGGACCGGGATCCACTTGGGGAGGGACGTAGCCCAGCCCATCGGGAGGGCCTTCAATGGGACCGGCGGCGGCCATAGCACGGCCGCGGGGATAAGCGGCCGAGGACAACCGGCGGAGCTGGTGAATGCATGCTATGAGGCCATCTCCGCCCTGCTCAAGCGATCCGAGGGGGGAAGATGGGAGGCCCCGGAGGATAAGGGCTCCCAGTGATTGGGCATAATCGATCCTCGGGGGCGAATCCCAATGCCGCAAATAAAGGCCAAGGATTTCTCGTTCACCTATTCCAGCTCCGGGAGACCCTCCATAAGGGATCTGGACTTGGAGATCGAAAAGGGCGAGTTCATACTCCTGACCGGTCCGAGCGGCTGCGGCAAGACGACCCTTTGCAGATGCCTCAACGGCCTCATCCCAAACTTCTACGCGGGCCATTGGGAGGGCGAGTTCCGTGTATGCGGCATCGATATCACGAAGGCCAAAACTTATGAATTAGCCAAGCTCGTGGGCCACGTCTTCCAGAACCCCGAGAACCAGCTCTTCTCCCTTTCAGTCGAGAGGGAGATCGCGCTCGGTCCGGAGAACTTGGGCCTCCCGAGGGATGAGATACGCCAAAGGGTGGAATGGGCCATGGAGCTCGTGGGGATATCGGATTTGAGATATCTAGCGCCATACGAGCTCTCTGGGGGGCAACAACAAAAGGTCGCAATAGCCTCTGTGCTCGCCATGAGGCCCGAGATCTTGGTCCTCGATGAGCCCACATCCTTCCTAGACCCCAAGTCCGCCAAGGCGATATTGGAGACCATAGCGCGATTGAATGAGGAGCTCGATATGACGGTGATATTGGTCGAGCATAGGTTGGACCTAGCGGCGAGGCTAGTGGATAGGGTCCTCGTCATGAGCGAGGGAAGGCTGGCCCTCGACGGGAAACCAAAGGAGATATTCGGGAAGGCTGCGCACCTGATGGGCGTGGGGCTGCCGAAGGTAACGCTCCTTTTCCAGATGTTGCGCGAGGATGGGCTGGAGGTGGAGATACCAACGACGGTCGAAGAGGCCTCCGCGATCCTGAGGGGGTTGCTCGATTGATAGAGGTCGAGGAGCTCATCTTCAGGTATCCGAACGGGTTCGAGGCGCTAAGGGGCGTGGATTTGAGGATAGGGGATGGGGAGTTCGTGGCCATAATGGGGGAGAACGGTGCAGGGAAGACGACCTTGGTCAAGCACTTCAATGGGCTCCTTAAGCCAACGAGGGGCCGGGTCCTGATCGATGGGCTCGATACCAAGGATGCCAGCGTCGCGGAGCTCTCCAGATCCGTTGGATTGGTCTTCCAGAACCCCGATCGCCAGCTCTTCAGCGAAACCGTCAGGGATGAGGTGGCCTTCGCTCTGAGGAACTTCGGGTTCAGCGAGGAGATAATAGAGAAAAGGGTCGAAAGGATCCTAAGGTTGCTGGACCTGAGCGAGTACGCCGATACCTCCCCATTCCTCCTCAGCGGAGGGGAGAGGAAAAGGGTCGCCCTCGCTTCGGTCTTGGTATGGGATCCGAAGCACGTCGTCTTGGATGAACCGACCATAGGCCAAGACTACCTCCAGAAGGAGCGCCTAAGGAACCTGATAATGCAGATCAACAATCAAGGCAAGACGGTCGTGATAGTTACCCACGACGTGGAGTTCGTGGCCGAGGCCAAGCCTAGGGTGGTCCTGATGTCCAAGGGCTCAATAATGGGGGATGGGAGGGCGGAGGAGATATTATCGGATCGGGAGCTGGTCGATAGGGCATCCTTGATAAGGCCCCAGATCTCGGAACTCGTCGATTCGCTATCGGATAGGGGGCTCCCGAGGGGCCTCATCGATGCCTATTCGGCCAGATCGGCCATATTGAAGCTCCTGGGGGGTAGGGGAGGATGTCGCTGAGCCTCCTCGAGGGCTTGAAGTTCGCTAGGATGGATACCCCGCTCCATAGGGCCGACCCGAGGGCCAAATTCCTCATGGCCCTTTCGATCTTCGCCTCCTCCCTCCTCTTCACGAACCCCCTCGCGCTTTTAGCGCTCCTCGCGCTCCAGATCCCGCTCATCCTGATCGGGAGGATAACCCGCAGGTGGTCGAAATCCCTAAGGGGCGGCGCATTCTTGGCGATCCTGATCTTCTTGATGAATTTCCTAACGGGCCAAGGGGCCTCGTTCTCGATCGCCATGAGCATTAGGTTCCTTTGCCTCTTATCCTCCTTCTCAATCTTCTTCCTAACGACCTCGCCCGATGAC containing:
- a CDS encoding Rpp14/Pop5 family protein: MGKWRYLLLEALSEEDVDGAEIFDALRRSLKELFGHMGLMEANPKLLYSLGRYSVIRCPRGEVDRIRASLILISDALGRSIPVRVKKASGTLRALRAEIPSGQAVGIHPGRPNAA
- a CDS encoding RNase P subunit p30 family protein — encoded protein: MRRFADLHLINPGQGLSRMAERAALLGYDLIGLTLKGRPEDPGSLKREFLERGVDVALRIDLSPRSRQELLSLLGRYRPIFEVVSVNCANKAICDAASRDGRVDLIFFGEGPIGPRVRLPKEASSALEVNIRDLIAADGARDIGRALRKVRRDLEVAFENGMEVVASSGAEDPDMMRGPREIASLLKFLGMGSEEALASVSETPISLVRSNRMKLRGEVVCDGVRVLGGSGGDG
- a CDS encoding creatininase family protein, which encodes MADKIYDLFDMCVPDVQEWLKKTDLILVPVGSLEQHGPHCPLGTDSISAWEITKRIARKADVPHTPLIWMGYSPHHMRPPGQGAGTITLRSETYRRLIYDVARSLIHHGFNKIVFVAGHGSLIKVVDDVLRAIRYETGALVVWYMAYAERNVALVKDLCETLEGNPGWHAGEIEASQDMAYKDGVVRMERAKKPSVHGPRWLPEAFHKHDGAPTITFGGYDGYIWMPLEHHEYSDDGTVGDPFKASKEKGEKLFERFADYGARIVNELKKVKVEVKNREFVERAWI
- the rrp41 gene encoding exosome complex exonuclease Rrp41 → MPQISPEDLLRNGIRVDGRRWNELRPIKMEVGVLDKADGSAYIEHGKNKILVAVYGPREAHPKHIALPDRATIKCRYHMAPFSVEERKSPAPSRREIEISKVIREALEPAILSEYYPRTSIDIFIEVLQSDGGSRCAGINGASLALADAGIPMRDLVAACAVGKIAGQLALDLSDIEDKLGEADMPVAYMPTYNSVTLLQMDGSFTHDEFAAGLELAVENCKKIYQMQREALRRQYLEVGKEEGTGAGR
- a CDS encoding isopentenyl phosphate kinase, with translation MSIIRRPRPLDEGPQPQPRSFSSGPVIIKLGGSVITDKSARNTPKLGKISEIADAISSLGGKLVLIHGAGSFAHPIVLEHRLQEGISSRDQLKGFVEAKHSLLELQRILIRAFQDHGVPVAPIMPSSCIVASNGRISSFNLAPIRRFIELGLIPLLHGDLVPDRRRGLSVISGDRLALYLAERMGARMVIFGCDVDGLFDADPRIDPNARLIPLVTPPNYREALRAAGGSGGLDVTGGMRRKVLESIRLARKGIEVVIMNLNRPWDLGKAIRGEPLLCTRFPPAKGA
- a CDS encoding ribosome assembly factor SBDS, which gives rise to MSGKFTTARISIGGERFEILVKPEPALDYKMKKQIPISKVLAIEEIYTDASKGTKASSEKLSKHFGTTDVLEISKRILEEGELQITTEQRRRLIEEKRRQIIAFISKNCMDPRTSAPHPPLRIEQALEQIKAAIHPFKDAEEQAKEIIEKLRAIMPIKMEVLKVAIKLPPADAPKAYGAVKGYGNVVKEEWQADGSWVGIVEVPAGLYGPMLEKLGSLTQGGVQAKVIK
- the pth2 gene encoding peptidyl-tRNA hydrolase Pth2, whose translation is MAQSFKQAIVVRRDLRMGKGKLAAQVAHAAVAAAEEARARFPSWWGEWMREGQKKVVLRVDGEGELLGIYEESKRRGLPAALVRDMGLTQLPPGTATCAGIGPAPEPDLDALVGRLKLL
- the rrp4 gene encoding exosome complex RNA-binding protein Rrp4, which produces MAPLLVGRREIVVPGDLLAEGDLRPGDNVLREGNRIYATKVGLVDLEGERVSVVPLKGCYFPRPGDLVIGRIVEAGLTGWEVDILAPYPALLPMSETYAKGQASKIDLSTIFSTGDLVTAKVLAFDRTRDPLLTAKGPGLGKAFGNRVVRISPMKIPRLIGRKGSMITMLKRETGCRIIVGQNGVVLISGRDDRAERAAVEAIYKIEREAHTQGLTDEIKEMLRKELGR
- the psmA gene encoding archaeal proteasome endopeptidase complex subunit alpha: MPGAYDRAITVFSPDGRLFQVEYASETVKRGATVLGIACDSGVVLAAEERITSKLQDTSFMWKIFQIDEHVGAAVAGLSCDAHILIDQARLYAQSHRLLYDEPIEVEILTKRIGEIEQLYTQHAGVRPFGISILFGGVDRRGSRLFWTDPSGAYLAYKAWSIGSGGEAVNELLEAEYRKDLTLDQAILLAIKCIDKVLDGNIDAQKIRMAIIPSTTKKFNRLSHEEISEYINKYKRAAGR
- the rrp42 gene encoding exosome complex protein Rrp42, which codes for MSATPQIPPISQIEGKTIIDLVANGRRLDGRGLLDHRGFDIRAGIIEKANGSAHVSLGKTKVMVGVKVEVGEPFPDVPDQGVLTVNAELVPMAYPLFEPGPPDENSIELARVVDRGIRESKMVDLKKLCIIPNEKAFVVFVDIYVLDHDGNLIDASAAAAAAALLSARINKFEVKNGEVSLLPETMPLPISNIPVTMTFAKIGGTIVLDPSLEEEQVMSSRLTVTVDKDGNLCALQKGGMGHMAIQDVKECVRLAIERAPQLRESILGAIGYGKD
- a CDS encoding RNA-binding domain-containing protein translates to MLAEPRSLEVSAIVHATEDEEKVIRALMNALPEAVARRLSIKKGRYRGHHGNPITFLRANLKGPHSKEALKYVLANLPDEDRGALYSGLGGYVDESGNLYIRLDKQRAYLKELRLSQADPIRLKWGFRLDPKAGIEEGIREACMRMVP